The sequence CTGATGGGGCGGTCGTGAACGGAAGAAAAGATGGGTGCGGCGCCGGGggggcccccgggggggggggggggtctgcctccAGAATACGGCTgctgaagacatttttatttcttctttgcGTTTGCAGGAATAAAGCAGAAAACCCGTTCAGCCCCCgttaaagaggaggaggaggtccttATCTCCTTTACAGCGcggggggagacgggggggggggcggtctctgccccccccccccccgtctccccgtctccccGTCCTCCCTCCATGCAGCGTTCGCCTGTCGTTGGAGACGCAAATGAccctgtgtttctgcagaagaCTCAttcatcctccccccccccactgatgacccccccccccactgatggacccccccacacacacacacgccgccgGCTGCTGTAATGTGCTTTGTTGTGTGAAGGTATCAATCAGGGGGAGCAGATTATTAGAGTGTCTGAAAGAGATCAAACAGCgttgccccccccgcccccccccccggctgattTACAGGCAGCTCTCTGTCAGCGGCTACACGACGGCTCGCCGCGCTCACGCCATAAATGATTGCCCAGGCCCGCGGTAACGGCTCTCCACCTAGCAACGCCGCcgccgggggggaggggggggtcacctgaCACCGGCTGAGCTACCGGTACCAGGACCCGAGCCGGACACGGGTCTTACATCTACTTCCTGGAGACACATCCTGAGCCCAGCGTGAGCCGTGACAGACGGTTCCAGACAGAGGCGGGGCCAGGGTGAATAAGTCTCCGCCCACAAGGGGATTCCACTCACAGGTGATGCATCGCTCTATAACACCTGCAGAGTTCCTGGCCTCAAGgcgcagggggcggagcttctaTCCTGAGCAACGACACggctgcaaacaggaagtcctcaaacaggaagtcctcaaacaggaagtcctcaaacaggaagtcctcaAACTGAGCGATGCTGAAAGACGGACGCCGTTTGAGCGCCATGAATATTTCACCCCGCCGTTCTCCAAACGCTCCTCCCCACGCCGAGGTGAGGGCtcagggtccccccccccccccggaatgaCCTTTCTTTAAATTAACTGCACCTTGATGAGCTCTACGTAGAACGTGAAGGTTAATTAATGAAGTATCTGAAACCCTCACCTTGTGGATgacaggcccccccccccccccccgacctcatTAGCAGACGGCTCCGCTCCGGCCAGCGGACCGATCCGCTCCGGtaacctgcagcagagacacgcCTTGATGCCGCGTTCTGCCGCTGCACCTCAGCGTGTTCGTTCTGAGGCGACGCCGTCGTCAATAATTCAACCGgtaaaagaacatttcaattaAGAGCCTCGTAACCCGACACCTGACCAGTCCTCCCATCGTTGCTCCACTTTCATTTACGGTTCATCGGAATGAAGACCCACGAGGAAGTGTAAACGGGTTCCTGGTTCCAGCTCTGGGGGCTCGGGGGGGTCTGGGGGGCTCTTTACCATTCCAGAAtatcactatttatttattcctctcttctcttcaccTCGGCGCTCGCAGCACAAACTCTGTGCGGACGGTGACATCAtccgtcaccatggaaaccggtttgtgttgctgttgatTGCAAGGATTCTCTCCTGGGCGTCGGGACCCAGACGAGCCACCTGGGCTCACTTTAACGCCCCACCTGGGCCACACGTGTCCCGGATCACCGGATCACCGGGTCCCGGTCCTGGTCGCCACGAGAGAAGGGAAGAGGAAgcgtgaagccccgcccccgccccgcccctcatTCGTGTCAGCGATGGCTTCCAGCTCTCCGTTTGTGTCGTTTCCTGCGTCGCCCCGTCGCCGACGCCTGGCAGGTAAACTTTCTACCCAGAAGTCTTTGCTCCCGCACACGGCGCTGTCACCAAAGAGCGTTTGGAACCAAATAGCTGCtgcgacctgccattctctctctctctctctttctctctctctcaacccagccggccagacagatggccgtccaccatgagcctaggttctgtccaaggtttctgcccgttaaagggaagtttttccttgcctccgttgctcttgtgggtcaagttgggttctgtgtttccctgctaatcctgtaaagtgccttgagatgactttNNNNNNNNNNNNNNNNNNNNNNNNNNNNNNNNNNNNNNNNNNNNNNNNNNNNNNNNNNNNNNNNNNNNNNNNNNNNNNNNNNNNNNNNNNNNNNNNNNNNAACGGTGCGGGTCGGTACCGGCACCAGAACGGGTCCGGGAGCAGCTCACAAACAGGCGCCAGTGATTTGACGATGTCACTGAGCTTGAGACATTTGTCTCCGAGAGGCTCCACCTCCCGTCTgtcctgcatgggggggggggggggggggggggttctgcagcagctgctgggcgGGCCGAGGAGGGACGTCCGTATCTCAAACGAGATCTGCTCTTGTGTTTATCTGGCAGACGAGAGGtcgtgtgaggaggaggaggaggaggagcgcgtcctgcagcagctgctggacgtgGTGGACATGAGGGACGCCTTGGTCCTCTTCCTGGAGGAGAAGCGTCTGACGGAgatgagcgaggaggaggaggccttctCCCTCAGGGAGGCCAAGCGGCACTCGGCGGCCGCCGCGCAGGTGCCCTGGCCGTAAGACTCTCACCTGGACGCCGTCACCTGTCAGCACCTTTAGGGGaccggggggcggggcagagCAGTGGACTCTCTTTCTTCATTCTGTTGTGTTCTGGAGCCTGGAtgcagttaataataataataataataataataaacatgtaCTTTGATATTTGCGTGTTTGtgatggtgcgttcagggcTGCTGTTCTAATGTctgacctgcagggggcgcGCCCGGCGTCACCGTCGTGCGTATGTTTGTGAATCAGAATCATTCCAAACCGACAGGCTCCTGCGTAAGCCACGCCCACCTGTCTCTATATAAGGACATCCTTTTGATGCCTCAAAACGAGGGAGGAGAACCAAAGAGGTTCCTCTggggcaggcatgggcaaactaaggcccgggggccatatgcggcccgttgggctatttgatccggcccgccgaacttgtccaaattatatcattaaattaagttttattataattaaaccccaatctttgaccttttccctgtaatgctacctgtaaaaggccaaatcctttcatgtaatggcttttacatgtcatttatattagttcacacaaatacaacatccatcggttcctggccccgcccctctggatAATTTTaggagtcaaaaagtttgcccacccctgctctggGCTGTCGATGCGGGGCCcccgggggcggggcttaattatCCGTTTGTTTGGAGTCTTTAGATCGCTGATACTTGTTCTGAAGTTCTAAATGTACCTGCAGAGGAAAGACGGGTTCTAGTGAGAACATATCGATGGAccggacttgaaccggtgaccctccggttcctgACCCACCCAGCCGGTACCGCCCCTTTTCAATTCATtgtaaaaatgttatttaaattcGGTTTGGGACGTGATGAAGACGACACGCCCCCTGTGACGTCACCGCGCCTGACCCGGGTCAGGTTACGTAAAGTGTTGGACGGTTATTGATCCCTTGAGTTAATCCCGCTGATCCTGGAGAGGAGGGTTTAGTGACGTAACCGAGGAGGAGTAATCCCGCGGGGATTAAAACGGGCTGCGTCAGAGGACGGGTGATGAGGAAGTATTGATTATTGCTCGCCGTCCAATCATTCTGATAGAAAGACATTTCCATCCTGATCCGAACGTCCATCAGAATTCATGCGTCTGATTTGCATGTGAAatctaaatattattattattattataatgagcTGACATCGTTTGGGTTGCCAGGTTgttaaacacccccccccccccccccctcggattTATTTCTCTGTAATATTCTGCCTGATATTTGTGACGTCATGACAGTGAAATTACTGCTTTCAATGACTTTGAGCGCTCctgttgctgggggggggggggggggggggtcagagcagcagcaggtacaTCCCAGTGCGCACCTGAGCCcgccagccccgcccccagccccgccccgccccgcccctcggCTCTCCCTGGATGTAAAGTCCCAGCCAGACAGATGGATCCGTCAGAAGCTCGGAGAGCGGAGCGTCCTCCAGCGGTGAGtctgatgaggatgatgatgatgaagatgttaTTGTGACCCGCGGCTCTGCGGCCCCCgtcgggtggggggggtggggggtgtcaGCCTATCCTTGACTGTGTTCGCGTCTTTGCGCTGACAGGTGTGAAACGTGAACACCTGcaggattcattcattcattcattcattcattcattcgatcattcagtcattcacgCGTAGCTTCTTTGTCATTTTGGGTCAAATTGCGCAGCAGCCGttggaccgaaccgaaccggaGAGGAAGCAGAACGCGTCGGGTCTGCGACCTCTTTAGTGTTCCTAATCCGGACGGGACTCGGGCGGTTCTGATCAATAGAATCTTCCTAATCCGGACGGGACTCGGGCGGTTCTGATCAATAGAATCTTTTATCACCGAGTCGACGGATTACCGGCTGACCCGACCCGGTCTGAGCGCCAACCTTCAGCCCTGCGTTATAATCCAGGaggattgatgatgatgatggtgatggtgatgatgatggtgatgatgatgatggtgatggtgatgatggtgatggtgatgatgatggtgatggtgatgatgatgatgatggtgatgatggtgatggtgatgatgatggtgatggtgatggtgatggtgatgatgatggtgatggtgatggtgatggtgatgatgatgatgatgatgatggtgatgatggtgatgatggtgatgatggtgatgatgatgatgatgatggtgatgatgatgatggtgatggtgatgatggtgatggtgatggtgatgatgaagatgatgatgatggtgatgatgatgatgatggtgatggtgatggtgatgatgatggtgatggtgatggtgatgatgatggtgatggtgatgatgatgatgatggtgatgatgatgatgatggtgatgatggtgatggtgatgatgatggtgatggtgatggtgatggtgatgatgatggtgatggtgatggtgatggtgatgatgatgatgatgatgatggtgatgatggtgatgatgatgatgatgatggtgatgatgatgatggtgatggtgatgatggtgatggtgatggtgatgatgaagatgatgatgatggtgatggtgatgatgatgatgatggtgatggtgatgatgatggtgatgatgatgatggtgatggtgatgatggtgatggtgatggtgatggtgatgatgatgatgatgatgatggtgatggtgatgatgatgatgatggtgatggtgatgatgatggtgatggtgatgatgatggtgatggtgatgatgatgatgatgatgatgatgatgatgatggtgatgatgatgatgatgatgatgatggtgatgatgatgatggtgatggtgatggtgatgatggtgatgatgatgatggtgatggtgatgatggtgatgatgatgatggtgatgatggtgatgatgatgatgatggtgatgatgatggtgatgatgatgatggtggtgatgatgatgatgatgaggatgatgatgatggtgatggtgatggtgatggtgatgatggtgatgatgatgatggtgatggtgatgatggtgatgatggtgatggtgatggtgatgatgatggtgatgatgatgatggtgatgatggtgatggtgatggtgatgatgatgatgatggtgatggtgatgatgatggtgatggtgatgatgatggtgatggtgatgatgatggtgatagtgatgatggtgatgatgatgatggtgatggtgatgatgatgatggtgatggtgatggtgatggtgatggtgatggtgatgatgatggtgatggtgatgatgatggtgatggcgatgatggtgatgatgatgatgatgatggtgatggtgatgatgatgatggtgatggtgatgatgatgatggtgatgatgatggtgatggtgatggtgatgatggtgatgatgatgatgatgatgatggtgatgatggtgatggtgatggtgatgatggggatgatggtgatgatggtgatgatgatgatgatgatgatggtgatgatggtgatggtgatggtgatggtgatgatgatggtgatggtgatgatgatggtgatgatggtgatggtgatggtgaggatgatgatgatgatgatgatgatgatggtgatggtgacgATGAAGGACTGACCGTAGACTGTTCAGCTCTGCAGACATGGGCCGCCAGGAGGACGCCTACGTGTGGAAGAAGAACACGGAGAACATCCAGGAGGTGTTCGACATCATGGACCAGTTGGGCTCGTAAGTACCGGCTCAGTCTGACCTTTGCACCCTGAGCCTAGGGCCTAGCCCAAGCCCAGGAGCGAGTCCCTGGCCCCCCCACAGATATCTGAAGCTTCCTGGATCTGCCCGTAAAGAGAACTACAACTACCCTGAGTGTTGGAGGGATGTAACATGTGATGCGCCGCTGCGTTCTCGCCACCAGGGGGGCGTTCTCAGAGGTCTACATggtgaaagagaagaagacggGAAAGCTGTTCGCCATGAAATGTGTGAAGAAGAACGAGAAAAGCGACGTGAACCTGGAGAACGAGATCGCTGTGCTGAGGAGGTCCGTTTGCAGCGTGTTCTGGAGAGACCTGCTCCAGGGTCACCGGTGGGGTTAGGTCCTGGGTGTGAACATCCTTTTCGTTGTGACAGGATCAAACACCAGAACGTGGTGGGCATGGAGGACCTGTACGAGAGCCGGACCCACTACTACCTGCTCATGGAGCTGTGAGTCTCCGCCCCGCGTTCCGTCACACGTGATCCACGTCGAGCTCACGGGCGTTCCTCCTCCAGCGTTTCGGGCGGGGAGCTCTTCGACCGCATCCTGGACCGGGGCGTTTACTCGGAGAAGGATGCTAGCAGCGTGATCCAGCAGGTGCTGCAGGCCGTGAGCTACCTGCACCAGAACGGGGTCGTGCATCGCGACCTCAAGGTATGGACGTTTGCCTAAAACAGGGCAGGTAACAACATCAAGCTAGGCTACACGCTAGCTCGCTGTTTCTAGTCTCTCTGTAGCAGGCTAAGCTAACTCGCTCATTAGCCGGTCTTGGTGTGCAGCCGGAGAACATCCTGTACCACAGCCAGGACCAGGACTCCAAGATCATGATCAGTGACTTTGGCCTCTCCAAGATGGTGGACCAAGACATCATGTCCACGGCGTGCGGCACCCCCGGATACGTCGGTAAggagcgggggcgggggcggggcctcggACCACATCGCCCGATGCTAGTCTAGACGAGCAGGGTTGCGTGACTCTGGATCAGAGGCGTGGCTACGTTTCGGGAACAGGAAGTCGTCAAACATCTTGTCCTCCTCGCAGCTCCTGAGGTTTTGGCCCAGAAGCCTTACAGCAAGGCGGTGGACTGCTGGTCCATCGGGGTCATCGCCTACATCCTGTGAGTACGCCGCGCGCTAGCTGGGATGGAGGGACGCAGATGAGGCGtggcgccacctagtggacacCTGGGACCCATAGTAACGCGGGTTTATGTTGCAGACTCTGTGGATACCCTCCTTTTTACGAAGACAGCGAGGCGAGGCTGTTCTCCAAGATCATGAAGGCGCAGTACGAGTTTGACTCGCCCTTCTGGGACGACATTTCTGAGTCGGGTAATTCGTCGGCGCTCGCCGCGGCGGCTTTGTGGCGGCTCGGCGTCCGTCCTCATACGCGTGTTGTCTTCTCATGTGCAGCAAAAGATTTCATTCGTAACATGATGCAGAAGAATCCCAGCATGCGCTACACGCCGGACATCGCTCTCAGACACCCCTGGtgagttagcttagcttagcttcaaCCTCCTAAAGGTCACCGCTTACGAATCCTGGACGACCCTCGACCTTGAAATAAATTTAGgctttgtttcctgtgttttccaGGATTATTGGAAAGACGGCTCGGAGCCAAGACATCTATTCTTCCGTCagcatccagatccagaagaacttTGCCAAGTCCAACTGGAAGGTCAGTCCTCAGTGACGTCCTGGTTCTGATCTAAGCTCATTAGGGACCTGGGTTTAGGGTGGATTAGTGTAACCCGCAGAAATCCTTCCGGATTAAGGATTTAAATACAGAATAGGACATCCTGCGTTGGTGGAATAAACAGCTCAAGTCCGATCTGTCTCGTGTCCACAGCGAGCCTACAACGCCGCCGTGGCCATCAGCCACATGAAGAAGCTGAAGCTGGCCCCGTCAGACCAGGTCCCGAGGCGGGACAGCATCCCGGACATCACCGTGATTGACGTGTCCTCCCCACCAAAGACCCACAAGCAACTCGGTGCAGACACACGTGACCCCAAGGGGGCGGAGACAGATGGGAAAGTGCACGGCACCAATCACATGACCCTGCCCACGAGCAACGTGGAACCCAAAAGCCAGTACCATTCGCTGAAGGCCACTCAGAGTCACTGCGGCTCGCAGCACCCGCCCACGATAGCCGAGCAGGTGAAGCACGTCTACCAATCAGAGCCCGCCAACCTCAACGGGTTTGTACTATCCATCCACACGAGAGAACAAATCTGTTCATTTCAGGAGATGCAATAAGTGTCCATTCAGCCTTCTTAAAGGGCCCAAGTTTAACGTTACTCGCGTTAACGCAGTTCCCCGACTCTGAGACGAAATCTCTGGGACAGTCtctggtccaaacagcaaacagctgcaggacagcgtccctcatgtctgtctcaaacatgctgcaggacagcgtccctcatgtctgtctcaaacagatgctgcaggacagcgtccctcatttctgtctcaaacagatgctgcaggacagcgtccctcatgtctgtctcaaagagatgctgcaggacagcgtccctcatgtctgtctcaaacagatgctgcaggacagcgtccctcatgtctgtctcaaacagatgctgcaggacagcgtccctcatgtctgtctcaaacagatgctgcaggacagcgtccctcatgtctgtctcaaacagatgctgcaggacagcgtccctcatttctgtctcaaacagatgctgcaggacagcgtccctcttttctgtctcagatgctgcaggacagcgtccctcatttctgtctcaaacagatgctgcaggacagcgtccctcatgtctgtctcaaacagatgctgtaggacagcgtccctcatgtctgtctcaaagagatgctgcaggacagcgtccctcatttctgtctcaaacagatgctgcaggacagcgtccctcatgtctgtctcaaacagatgctgcaggacagcgtccctcatgtctgtctcaaacagatgctgcaggacagcgtccctcatgtctgtctcaaacagatgctgcaggacagcgtccctcatgtctgtctcaaacagatgctgcaggacagcgtccctcatgtctgtctcaaacagatgctgcaggacagcgtccctcatgtctgtctcaaacagatgctgcaggacagcgtccctcatttctgtctcaaacagatgctgcaggacagcgtccctcttttctgtctcagatgctgcaggacagcgtccctcatttctgtctcaaacagatgctgcaggacagcgtccctcatgtctgtctcaaacagatgctgtaggacagcgtccctcatgtctgtctcaaagagatgctgcaggacagcgtccctcatgtctgtctcaaacagatgctgcaggacagcgtccctcatgtctgtctcaaacagatgctgcaggacagcgtccctcatgtctgtctcaaacagatgctgcaggacagcgtccctcatgtctgtctcaaacagatgctgcaggacagtgtccctcatttctgtctcaaacagatgctgcaggacagcgtccctcatttctgtctcaaacagatgctgcaggacagcgtccctcttttctgtctcaagcagctctgtcagaaacgcctctgaaaaccATTGCGTGGATGCGTGCACCCAATGGATCTTGTGCACGTtggccctctgtgacatcacaggggggaGATTCCAGAGCTAGAACTACTCATGTCCCCTTTCATAACGGAGTAAACGCACCAGGCCTGCGTTCATGTCCCAGTTCAGACTTGAGGCTTGATTTGGTTGTTTTTCTCGTTCCAGGTTCGGTAGGAACCATCGTGGCAGACCGGTGCAGACGGGAGTTTGTTCCGTCATGTGACGTTTACCTGGAAACAAACTTGGTAGGTTCAATAAATCACGGCTGAATGAATACGTAACAGGAACGTCCGTTTAGGGGTTCTCCTCGGTGCGTCTCACCCGGGGTGTCGCtctgccctctctctctgcaggtcgCCGTTGTGCTGACTCGGCATTCTGATGGGACCAGACGGTCCAGAACCCACGCCGTCAGTGGAACGTTTCGTTCTGTAAAGAGTGCCTGATGAAGCTTCccgaaaccacacacacactgagatgcTCTTTAACTCGTCTCTCATTCGACCTCTGAGGTCACGGCTTAATGGATCACAGagagtttcattcatttcttttatttcttttatttcttttatttctttagccGCTGCGTGCTGAAGCCGTAATTTTTATTACCTTTATTGCATCTTCTGttttattgacatttaaaaGTATTTTCTATCTGTAACAAAGAATACTAAAGGAAAGCAAACACATGTTGAAATCATTAAAGATGTAAATACCAGCAGTATAAATGTGTCTTTAAATCTGGACCAACGTCTCTGCTCTTTGTGTCCTAAATAAAACCTGCACACAAGCTGCATCCTTTTATTGATGCGTTTAttgattctctctctccttggaCAACAACCAGTCAATTGATACTGTTCATTCTCTGCTGCTTATCCAACACAGTATTCCCCGCCACATGGCTCATACCCAATTTCGTGTTTCATTTTAACTCTATTTTATTTATCGCTATTAGAATCAATAACATATTTATGATGACATCTGACTGGCAAGTTGGAAACGTAGCACGTTTAATTCCACTTTCAACCACCAGTGGGCACTAATAAACATTGAACTGGTTAAAATCCACATCCTGTCGACCGACGGACGTGACGACATAAATTCAGACCGTGTTTACTTGCGGTGGCTAAATGATCGACGCACGAATAAAGTTGTTTTGGTCCTATCGTTTGAGTTAAAATCGTTTAATACAACAAGCGGATCAACAAGAATTAAAGATGGCGGATCCTGCGGTGACGTCAGGAGGAGCGCTGAGCGCAGGAGGAGTAAGAGAAGCTGGTTTAACGTCATTTAGCATCACAGCAGGATGTAGCCGAGATGTTTAGCTAGCAAACCTGTTGTAACGTCATTTAGCATCACAGCAGGATGTAGCCGGGATGTTTAGCTAGCAAACCTGTTGTAACGTCATTTAGCATCACAGCAGGATGTAGCCGAGATGTTTAGCTAGCAAACCTGTTGTAACGTCATTTAGCATCACAGCAGGATGTAGCCGGGATGTTTAGCTAGCAAACCTGTTGTGACATCATTTAGCATCACAGCAGGATGTAGCCTAGATGTTTAGCTAGCAAACCTGTTGTGACGTCATTTAGCATCACAGCAGGATGTAGCCGAGATGTTTAGCTAGCAAACCTGTTGTAACGTCATTTAGCATCACGGCAGGATGTAGCCGAGATGTTTAGCTAGCAGACCTGTCTGGGGGAGCAGGCGGAACTTAACCGAACTATGGTCCAGTCTGCTGGACATCGTTTAGGACCATTAGGCTAGTTTATCTCTAAATGCTAACGAGTCCAGTACAATGCGGTGACTATATTATATACAACTTCGTGGCTATATTCCTACACAGCTTTTAAAATACCATCTAGTATTAGTATAATGCTAgcataatactgtatatatattgttattgaTAATATATGAATCACGTGTTATGACCCATAGATGTTTAATCCGGCTTGCATCCGTAACTTTACACTTTTCTTATGTTAAAATGCGTTTGTCAGCTTTAGTGCATAAAAGAGCGAGACTTTTGTAAAGTTTTAATATTCTCTGATTGTTTCTTTCCGTTTATCCGAATGTCTGGTCTCTAATGTTCACTATGGAGGATTCAAACACTCACCACTGTTTTATCTGCACATTTTCTACTTCCAAAAATTAGTCTGATGTGATCAAAGTTGGAGAATGTTCAAAATGGTTTCTGAAGTTGGGCAGAAAATTGAAAAGGACATTTCTGAAACCCAGTGAGTAGTTTGTctaatgtataaatatataatatatatataaatgaaaggGACAATGAATAGTTTTTTCTGTAATTTCGTTCTCCAGTGACAGAATGACCATCCTTGAAAGGTAAATCCATATTTGATGAAGGGCTGGAACTAAATGTGGTTCGTTGTTCTCCGCCTCTGTTTTCAGCGTGGGAGCGGCAGTAAAGCGGCTTCCAGCCCTGCAGAGAACTACTTCCTGTCCCGGCGGCGCACGCTGCAGGTGGTTGTTAGCGCCCTCCTGACGGAGAGCGGCTTCGACAGTGCAGAGAAGGCAGCAGTGGAGACGCTCACGGAGATGATCCAGagctgtgagtgtgaatgaAGTCGACCCTTCACCCCTGCTccatcagagccccccccctttagGGAATCCGTACCTCCCATTCTGGATTCCCTTGAGACTGGACATTACATCCGgctcgtccagtgatcagtggcgtgtgaatgtttgggtgaatgtttgtgtgaatgtttggtgtgaacgtttggtgtgaatgtttgggtgaatgtttggtgtgaacgtttggtgtgaatgtttggtgtgaatgtttggtgtgaatgtttggtgtgaatgtttggtgtgaatgtttggtgtgaatgtttgggtgaatgtttggtgtgaacgtttggtgtgaatgtttggtgtgaatgtttggtgtgaatgtttggtgtgaatgtttgtgtgaatgtttggtgtgaatgtttgggtgaatgtttggtgtgaatgtttggtgtgaatgtttggtgtgaatgtttggtgtgaatgtttggtgtgaatgtttggtgtgaatgtttgtgtgaatgtttgtgtgaatgtttggtgtgaatgtttgggtgaatgtttggtgtgaatgtttgtgtgaatgtttggtgtgaatgtttgggtgaatgtttggtgtgaatgtttggtgtgaatgtttgtgtgaatgtttggtgtgaatgtttgggtgaatgtttggtgtgaatgtttgggtgaatgtttggtgtgaatgtttgtgtgaatgtttggtgtgaatgtttgtgtgaatgtttggtgtgaatgtttggtgtgaatgtttggtgtgaatgtttgggtgaatgtttggtgtgaatgtttggtgtgaatg is a genomic window of Brachionichthys hirsutus isolate HB-005 chromosome 2, CSIRO-AGI_Bhir_v1, whole genome shotgun sequence containing:
- the camk1gb gene encoding calcium/calmodulin-dependent protein kinase IGb; amino-acid sequence: MGRQEDAYVWKKNTENIQEVFDIMDQLGSGAFSEVYMVKEKKTGKLFAMKCVKKNEKSDVNLENEIAVLRRIKHQNVVGMEDLYESRTHYYLLMELVSGGELFDRILDRGVYSEKDASSVIQQVLQAVSYLHQNGVVHRDLKPENILYHSQDQDSKIMISDFGLSKMVDQDIMSTACGTPGYVAPEVLAQKPYSKAVDCWSIGVIAYILLCGYPPFYEDSEARLFSKIMKAQYEFDSPFWDDISESAKDFIRNMMQKNPSMRYTPDIALRHPWIIGKTARSQDIYSSVSIQIQKNFAKSNWKRAYNAAVAISHMKKLKLAPSDQVPRRDSIPDITVIDVSSPPKTHKQLGADTRDPKGAETDGKVHGTNHMTLPTSNVEPKSQYHSLKATQSHCGSQHPPTIAEQVKHVYQSEPANLNGFGRNHRGRPVQTGVCSVM